From the genome of Uranotaenia lowii strain MFRU-FL chromosome 1, ASM2978415v1, whole genome shotgun sequence, one region includes:
- the LOC129742475 gene encoding cleavage stimulation factor subunit 2 tau variant: protein MMGDKSDQSIMDKSMRSVFVGNIPYEATEEKLKDIFSEVGPVISLKLVFDRESGKPKGYGFCEYKDQETALSAMRNLNGYEIGGRALRVDNACTEKSRMEMAALLQGPQVDNPYGDPCDPSMAPEVITKTVVSLPPEQMYELMKQMKTCFQNDPIEARNMLIQNPQLAYAILQAQVVMRIVDPATAVTFLHKSHSMPPVITSDTMIVPPTLSPAPMPVPAPMPIPPVGGGSSGFGPSAGHDIDLRNVDPRLSRQIDQDMRSLPSSGPMDNFPSRGVPPPRPVGPVSNAASANQFPSDPRQRPVDPRQGPKDPRQQPSSGAPVGRSGSGVSASAASAAAAASSYGIPNDASDQEKAALIMQVLQLSDEQIAMLPPEQRTSILVLKEQIAKSTQR from the exons ATGATGGGCGATAAGAGCGATCAAAGCATCATGGACAAGTCCATGAGATCGGTTTTCG TCGGAAATATCCCGTACGAGGCTACCGAAGAAAAATTGAAGGACATCTTCAGCGAGGTAGGACCGGTGATTTCCTTGAA ATTGGTATTCGATCGCGAGAGCGGAAAACCCAAGGGTTATGGATTCTGCGAATACAAGGATCAGGAAACGGCACTCAGTGCCATGCGTAATCTGAATGGGTATGAAATTGGTGGCCGTGCTCTGCGCGTTGATAAtgcttgtacggaaaaatcgCGTATGGAGATGGCGGCACTCCTTCAGGGTCCCCAAGTTGATAATCCGTACGGAGACCCCTGTGATCCCTCGATGGCCCCAGAAGTCATAACCAAAACTGTGGTTTCCCTTCCGCCGGAACAAATGTATGAACTGATGAAACAGATGAAGACCTGTTTCCAGAATGACCCAATAGAGGCCCGAAATATGTTGATTCAAAATCCCCAACTGGCCTATGCTATATTGCAGGCTCAAGTTGTAATGCGCATCGTAGATCCGGCTACGGCGGTTACTTTTCTACACAAGTCTCATTCTATGCCGCCGGTAATCACCAGCGATACTATGATCGTTCCACCCACGCTTTCTCCAGCTCCAATGCCAGTTCCAGCTCCGATGCCCATTCCTCCGGTTGGCGGTGGTTCATCCGGTTTTGGCCCGAGCGCTGGTCACGATATCGATTTGCGCAATGTAGATCCACGTCTAAGTCGTCAGATAGACCAGGACATGCGTTCTCTACCTTCGAGCGGTCCAATGGACAATTTCCCTTCGAGGGGAGTTCCTCCGCCGAGGCCAGTTGGACCTGTTTCAAATGCAGCTTCCGCAAACCAATTTCCATCGGATCCTCGTCAGCGTCCGGTTGATCCTCGACAGGGTCCTAAGGATCCACGTCAACAACCGTCTTCCGGGGCGCCAGTGGGTAGGTCCGGGTCAGGCGTATCAGCATCGGCTGCCAGTGCCGCTGCTGCTGCCTCTTCTTACGGCATTCCAAACGATGCATCGGACCAGGAAAAGGCTGCTCTCATCATGCAGGTTCTACAGCTTTCGGACGAACAGATCGCAATGCTTCCGCCCGAGCAACGCACCAGTATTTTGGTTTTGAAGGAACAGATCGCCAAAAGTACCCAACGATAA
- the LOC129742542 gene encoding uncharacterized protein LOC129742542 — protein sequence MANKLQDRSFVDDYFANLNDLSRKISLDIGEVKATYEHIWDDLSREEQAEIINETLIKPELTLKYFDNFSTSSDSFDNIIGADENSDDRKVNLYDGRSLHTFQYLKTGRKVIHDDSVGLFRDEHSFPFSHKTKSQINLTIFPLNKDKFYEKKTNLAKKLEKTKYSATSRDSTTTAPLETKTISKVVAEQASSYDEENNVIQALKSNGATNYLTNFICGQAIGGTSPIIVGDEVDEQSLENIGFDDDKINLFRHSSRSDSLHQAQSSSVEEDDKNFDELNSLLGTSKGFDFLNNW from the coding sequence ATGGCTAACAAACTTCAGGATCGTTCCTTCGTCGATGATTACTTCGCCAACCTAAATGACCTGTCCCGGAAGATCAGCTTGGACATCGGAGAAGTGAAGGCAACCTACGAACACATCTGGGACGACCTTAGCCGTGAAGAGCAGGCAGAGATCATCAACGAAACCTTGATAAAGCCGGAGCTGACACTGAAGTATTTCGACAACTTTTCCACCTCGTCCGATTCGTTCGACAACATCATAGGAGCGGACGAAAATAGCGACGATCGGAAGGTCAACCTTTACGATGGTAGATCGCTGCATACCTTCCAATACTTGAAAACGGGACGCAAAGTTATCCACGATGATTCGGTTGGATTGTTTCGCGATGAACATTCGTTCCCGTTTTCGCACAAAACCAAAAGTCAAATCAATCTCACGATATTTCCTCTGAATAAGGACAAGTTTTATGAAAAGAAAACCAACTTGGCCAAGAAGCTAGAGAAGACAAAATATTCGGCAACGAGCAGAGACTCAACCACAACAGCACCGTTGGAGACGAAGACCATCAGTAAAGTTGTAGCGGAACAGGCTTCATCCTATGATGAGGAAAATAACGTTATTCAGGCACTGAAAAGTAACGGGGCAACAAACTATCTGACCAACTTTATATGCGGTCAAGCCATTGGCGGTACATCGCCAATAATAGTCGGCGATGAAGTCGATGAACAGTCTTTGGAAAACATAGGATTCGATGATGATAAGATTAACCTGTTTCGGCACAGTTCTCGAAGTGATAGTCTGCATCAGGCTCAGTCTTCCTCCGTCGAGGAAGACGACAAGAACTTCGACGAGCTGAACAGTTTGCTAGGCACCAGCAAAGGTTTCGATTTTCTAAACAACTGGTAA